The Euphorbia lathyris chromosome 4, ddEupLath1.1, whole genome shotgun sequence genomic interval CATCTCCGTTTTGCTGAAAGAAAGCAACAGAGGAAAATCCCCTCTTACATTTTGGAACACAGCTTCTGGCCAAGCACCATACTGATTCCCTGAACTGCTCAATATCAGAACAATGGAACAACCAACAATGTTCATCACAAACTGATTAAAATTGTATCAGTCATCATTCATCAAATATTTTAACAGATAAGAGAAATATGTTTGGTAAATTCATCAGAAGATAGAGATAAATCACCAGAGCATATCATGTTCTTGGTTCTCGACCAGAACACAAAAAGACATGTCAGTTAACAAAGGTAGCATTCCCTGAACTGAAGATACACACCTCTGCACTGAAATGCCACGAGTCAGACAAAAAGACTGCTAACCACAAAACAAGACAACATGAAAGTACTTCAACCCTTGTGATAATTAGAAGTAGCAATTTCTGACGCGACAACACAGAATTAGAGAGAGAGCCCAACTGACACGACATGATTGACACGATTATCATCTTTttacatttatatcatataagaGTCTTGACACAATACCATAAATTACCACCTCTAATCATAATGTGAAGTTCAAATCAACATTCACCGTCATTGACAAATGCAAATCAGAGAACAAAGCTAATCACCCAGAGCATGAATTATTCCATCAGTATTGTTCAACTAACCATTTCAGTGATTACCGTCCACAATAGCACAGTGAATTTTGCTGTAATATCACAGTGAATTTTGCTGTAATATTGCAGGAATAGTTGTAGGAGCTTAAACGCCAACTAGCAAAATCACGAGAAAAAAGAAGGAATTAAAAAAACCCAAGCATCTATAAATACACATATGAATGCCAAATCGATTGAAAACAAGCTCAATTTCATAAGAAGTACTACTACACTGTTTAACTATGTAGAAGAAATTCAAGTACTTCAAAAGATATAAAGATTAACCCAATCAAACGAGTGTGTAGGTGTAAACAGATTATAACTGAGGAAGAAAAAAGATTGCCTAACATCTGTTCTAAGAAAACTTCCCTGGTTCTTCATTGTTAACTATAACAAAACTGCAACTTCAAACGAACATCGCCAACTCAGGTCTACTGTATACGTTACTGTGTTCATCCTCCAGAGCAGGATACGCTGCCACAAGAGCATCTTGTGCTCCAATATACAGTGAGTTGTATATCTTCCAGTACACTTCTCTGACCTTCCGAGCAGGATGAAATAGCCCCTGGAGACAATAGTTTAACACGACAGCAGCACCTAAGGCCACCCTCATTCCTTCAATTGCTTCCATTACAGCATTTATAACATGAGGTGAAGTCTCAAAGATATTTGGCCACACATAGTTAAGTAAGTGGACTAGAGCATCCTCGCAACCTAATCCAGCAACCCCTAAAGCCATGTGCTTGACAGCAGAAGCCGCAGTCTGCCTGTGAACTAAGTCTCTGTCCATGAGAGCATCTTCAAGTAATGGTGTCACTGCGTAGATATAGTCTTTACCCATTTCACCAATGTACTCAAACAGGAAAGATAGAGATTTCAAGACACCGTTCTGCACATTGAGCTCTGGAACACGATACTCGTTCATCAAGGCTGGCAGGACAGTGAAAGGAGAACAGGTTTCTGCAACAATAGCAATTGCAACAGTAGTGCAAACACGATTCTGGCGCTCCTGAACCTTCAAATTGTTTAGCAAGGTTGCCAAGACATCTTGAGGTCCAATGGCTTTGGCAATATAACCGAAAGTGTTCACAGTAGCTCTCCGGATACCCTTCTTGTGTGCCTTAAGCATCTCCAACAGTTCAAAACAGATTCTCATCCACTCCCTAGCTGGAACAAACTCAGCCCCACGATCAGCAATACGACCAACAAGATCAATACAATTTTCCTGGACCTTTTCATGCCTATTTTTCAAAATGGGTGTCAACCTCGGAAGCAAATCTTTGATAGGAGGAGTCATTTTTGTCATACCAATAACATTGACAATAGCCTTGAGAGCTCCTAGAATCGATCCAAGAACTTCTGGGTACTCTTCTCCCAAGTACTCATACAACACAACACCAAGATGACCCATCAGCTGTTCCTCTTGACACTGCTTCATGACAACAGCAATCCTGGAAATTAGATCTGCTGCTTGTTGTCTCACTTTGGCACTTTTGTTGTTTAAACGCCACTTTATGGTACCACAAATCTGTGGAAGATAAGGTTTCACCCTCTGTCCAAGAGCATTCACAACTGCACCAAAACCATTCAGCATCACATTGGCATCATCGCTAGTCTGCTCTTGGAAAGCATAAAGAATGCCATCAATCAAAAGCTCTTCCAACCTAGCATCAATATCAGATGCACCTAAGTTTGCAACAACTTTTTCAATTGTTTCCATCACCATCCGCCTGTATGGTTCACTTTCGTCTTTAAGATCCTCTACAATTCGTCCCACAATATCTTTGACACCAACTTTGTTGGCAATTTCCACAGTTGTATCTACAAGTTGTCTATAGTTTCTCCTATCCAGTGCCATCCTTCTAACCCAGAAATTCCTAAAGAACTCAGGAAGGATATCAGAACGAATATAGTCAGATTCCACACCTTCAGTACTCACACACTGCTTGACCACTTTGAGTACAATTTTCTTCATTTCTTCATCAGGAGATTGAAACTCACGGATTAAGATAAACATCACTTCCTTGGTGTAGTAACTGGCATATATAGCATCCATGAGAGGAATAATAAAGCCAATTGCCTTTAAGAATGCAGCCAAGACCTTGCCACGATGTGACCTAATACCCTTCCACAATGGCTTCAAGACAGAGTCAAAGCTCTCAATACCATAAGGAGCAGCAGCCTCGGCAAGAGCTGCCAAGGACAAGGCAGTGATAGTCCTCACTTTTTGGTTTTCATCATTGAGACCATGTTCAATGATTTCCACAAGAGACCTCAAATGAGGCAGAACAGCACAACCAATCAAAATGGCAATCTGTTGAACAATCTTGATTCCAGTATGGCGAGCTTGCCACGATTTTTTACTCTGGCACACAGCTTTCAGAAAAGGTAAAAGTGCTGGAATCCCCAAAGCTGAAGCAACAACACTAAAAGCTCTAGCAGTCGTGTTCCTAACATACTCATCAATGTTATCAATATCAGGACGCATTGCTGCAATCATAGTAGCCAAACCAGCTGCTTTACTCAAATTAGAGATGATCTCTCTCCCTTCAACACGGGCATAATAGTCCTCATCAATCAGCAATGGTTCAATCACAACAAGAATCTTGTGCACATATGGCCTGACCAACTCATCTAACTTATACAAAACCCTATCAATTACCTTAACCAAAAGATGCCTCTCCTGATCCTCCAAAGTTGGCTGCATAAGAAGTGGCAAAATTCGGTTAAACAATGGTCCAGCACCAAATTCTCTCGCCTTATCAGTCAACTGCCTCAAAGCAGTCTTTCTCTGAGGAGGTGTCCCATTCTTGACCTTCAGCAAGAGCTTCAtaattttcctttctttctgCTCATCAGGTGACAACtcctcttcatcatcttcattcAATAATGCTCCAAAGTACTGATAGTCCTCTGGCTTCATAAACGGCAATCCTCCAGGAACTTCTTTTGGCACATCAAACTGCTGTCCCCTATTATCTTCAGGAATGGAATACAATGGAGTGCCCAATGGTGTTGGTGTTGCCAGTAACTTCCTTGCAGGTGTTCGAATAGGTACATATGATGCTGGTGGCTCCAAAACTTTGTAACCATCCTGAGGAAACATAGCATCCAGCTCCTCATCAGTCAAGGGCCTGTTTCTCTCCTCAATATCCTTCTCCCATCTCAACAAATTATATTGTTCAGGGGTCATTGCACCCCGCATATTAATGGCATTTGGAGTTGGAGTAGCCAAATCAACTCCACCGACGGGAGTAATTCCAGGAGTGTAAGCAGCTGCTGGAGTAGCCCCTGCCATTGGTGTGGCACTTCCCATTGTAGCCGGTGTCTCATCCCAACGTGATCTCTGTCTTTTTGGAGTCGGAGTGACCAGCCCCTTAGGAGTGGCATCCCAAGTAACACCTGCGGGAGTAGCCCCTGGAGTAGCCCCACCAGCAGGAGTAGCATCTGAATCTGCTACCCTTCCAGGTGTAGGCGTTTCATCCCATCTATTCCTTCTCCCTGCAGCGGGGGTTGCATCGCCCACTCTACCAGGAGTAGGGGTTGCATCCCATCTTCCAATGCCAGGAGTGGAATCTGGCAAATCCCAATCTGAACCACTCTTTGGCTTTTTAGCAGCACTTCCATCATCCTTGTCCTGTGATTGATCCCACCTATTCCTCCTCTTTGGTGCAGAATCCTTAGCTGCAACAGCAGCACTCTCCTTTCCCTCTTTTACagcctcttcttcctcctttttctttttggcAATCAACCTCAATGTCTCCTCCTTTTCCCTCTTCAAAGCCTCCTCCCTCATCACATCTGCATAAGTCCTCACTGAAGCATCAGGCGTCTTTTCTCCAGCAGCAAAAGCATCATGCCTATCAGGAGAAATCACCCTATTCAACCTCCTCCTCCTATAATCATCCTCACGGTCAATAATCTTCGACGGCTTCTTGAAGCCACTATCCTCCATCTCATCCGCACCACGAGGCATCTCTTTAAGAAGAGATTTCGGTGCAGTATAAGAAGCAAGCTTTCGTGCAACTTCATTATCACCAACATCCATTTCGTCCTCATCATTCACCGGAATCGAGGTGACGTAGGATTCCTTGTCAGACCCTCCATAAAGATCTTTATCGAAGGTAAGGGAGGTTAGGGAGGCAAGCTGCTGCTCCATTTTTCTGCGCTCTTCTTGTGTTTTGGCTATTTCTGGATCCATAGCTGATTTGAAATCGATTCAATTCGTTGCTTTTTTTTCCCTGCTGCAGATAATCTAAAACCCTAAAAagcaaaatattaaaaaaaaaatgaaaaaatgaaagaCAAATGAGAATTTCTACAAGAAAAGAgtatgaaaaattgaaaatggcAGTGACACACTAGTGGATTAACAGAACATATAAGAAATTGAGCAACTGACCTGAATTTGATGTCCTTGGCTTTTCCTCTTGGGGAAGAGACTATTAGAAGATTATCGGATTTTAGTTAGCTTTGTATTTAGAAGTCAGTTGATGGGCGGAGCGAACCGACTTGAACAAGCAAAAGTCGGTTTTCTTGTGGGCCGGGTATTTTAATGGCCGGGGCTAATTTGAGAATGATTGGGTGAAAATTGAATtattataaatgttattttttttttgaagcgataaatgttaaaattatttaatgatatttttttttctaccaaaaaaatatttatttttctttttttaagagGTTGGAGGGTAATTAAtgatatagtttttttttaatcaaaacgATATTTGTTgtattaattatcattattatctAGTCTGTACATAACACCGAGCGTAAAAACTCAGGAATACTAAATGATATAAAAGGATTAGTAATGGAACGTGAATGATGTGTTAAAATATGGGTCGCCTCGTTCGCTAATCGTGAAacataaatcataaaaaaaaccaTGATTATTGTTGAGTAGAAACTGAATGTCCCCAATGACACACTCGAATTCGGACAAATCCCGTTTATTATATTGAACTGCATCCACAACACTTTTGACATCAACCTCAAAACTGACTTTGGTAAAATGGCACAAGATCATCCACTCCAAACTTCGCCTTAGTGCTACCGCCTCGGCCAGTCTCAATGGAATTAGTCCTGCTGTCACCCCACTTCTGCACCTCCAAAATCTACCGTCGAGTTCATTAACACCGCACTTGCCACAATCAATTCTTCTATCACAAAAACCGCAGCGTCAATGTTGCATTCAAAATGACCTGCAAGCAACACCGACCATTGTTGGACCCCACTACATGCAGCAGCCCGCTGCTCCAGCAACCCATCAACTGGGTTACGGCTAGCCTCCCGCGCACTTCGTCATGAACCGTGATGAGTCCGCCACGGCTTCCCTTGGTAGTCGAAAGCTTCCATTCCATAACAATTGGTTTCTTTAACCCCAAATCTTCCAAAGGACAACCACATACTTGCTAGCCTTCTCCCGATTGACAATGGCACATACATTTAGAACGCACTCTTCGATCCATTCCTACTCAGCACCCGGTGCCATCAATCCCGCCTTAAAGACAACACAACGTAGCATATGAACAGCCCGAAAACAAGTGTCAAGCATTTCAACATCCGTTAAACATATTAAACAGTTGTTCTCCGTGCAAACACGACGAGACATCAACCTTGTCCGAAATGGAAGCAAACACGCGCCCAATTTCCACATGAAGATTTTTATCTTATGCGCCACATCAAGATCCCACAAACGGACCCATCCCCCCTTCTATCGATACCCGCTCAGTTCCTTTCCAACAGACGGTAGCTTGTCTTTACTTAATACACCCCATCCTTGAGGAAATGCCAAATTATTTtatgggttaattacaaataactaccatatggtttggccgatttgcagaCTGGTACctatggtatttttttttcaaacgcAACCATGTGATTTATAAAATTTTGCAAACGCAATTCTGTGGTTTGTAAATTTTTCATTTGAgttcactttgtcagaatttggtcgataacgacctcaaaatgaaaaactttcagagttaaatgatattttaagcaactttaattcttcaactttttaggtttgaggtcatgtaggtgttgttttttatgagatagaaatatattgtttagagagagaaaacttcaaaaatgatgattttgaaaaattaaaaatatgattcCATAGTAAGTATGAtcctaaacaactttaattcttcaaaattttcattttgaggtcgttatcgctcaaatttgacaaagtaaaaaaacatataaaattttgcaaccacaaagttgtgtttgcaaaaaaaaaaaaaaaaaacaaaggcaTTGGTctgcaaatcggtcaaaccacatggtagttatttgtaattaacccttattttatcaatcagatTTGACACAGAAATAACCATGTTAAGGATTGATTCCGCCTCTCGCGCACAAAACCAATCACGGACTAGCTATCAATTCCACAACTGCGTTCCAAGAATAAGTAAATCCTCAAACACGGCATGTTGATTCGGTGTCGATGCCACCGTCTCCGCCACCCGCGACTCATCCGACAGGATCCACGGGTCCGATCAGACCCTCACCGTACTACTGTTTCCAGCATGCCAATGGACACCATTACGAAGCAAATCAATTGAGCTCCACAAGCAGCTCCAGATATAGctaggattattgcccaatCTGGAGGATAGAAAAGAtacattggaaaaatatttttctttgaaTAAACGACTTACCAATGTGTTAGGGCTTTCAATAAACTTCCATCCCTATTTACCCAAAAGAGCAAGATTAAAATCTCGGAGATCCCAAACCCCCAAACTCAACTTCTCCCAGCTACACCAATGGATGTTCTTCTTCCCATTTCCCTTTGTATCCCACCAAAAAAAATTCATCATGCGTTGTAGTTCATTAATTATTGATCTGGGTAGTAAGAAGGTATTCATACGGAAAGTAGGAAAAAGCTTGAGCAACTGAGCAAAGTAGTATCTCCTTCCCtccattagataaaaaaaaatgaaaggtcCAGCTACTGAAC includes:
- the LOC136226926 gene encoding uncharacterized protein yields the protein MDPEIAKTQEERRKMEQQLASLTSLTFDKDLYGGSDKESYVTSIPVNDEDEMDVGDNEVARKLASYTAPKSLLKEMPRGADEMEDSGFKKPSKIIDREDDYRRRRLNRVISPDRHDAFAAGEKTPDASVRTYADVMREEALKREKEETLRLIAKKKKEEEEAVKEGKESAAVAAKDSAPKRRNRWDQSQDKDDGSAAKKPKSGSDWDLPDSTPGIGRWDATPTPGRVGDATPAAGRRNRWDETPTPGRVADSDATPAGGATPGATPAGVTWDATPKGLVTPTPKRQRSRWDETPATMGSATPMAGATPAAAYTPGITPVGGVDLATPTPNAINMRGAMTPEQYNLLRWEKDIEERNRPLTDEELDAMFPQDGYKVLEPPASYVPIRTPARKLLATPTPLGTPLYSIPEDNRGQQFDVPKEVPGGLPFMKPEDYQYFGALLNEDDEEELSPDEQKERKIMKLLLKVKNGTPPQRKTALRQLTDKAREFGAGPLFNRILPLLMQPTLEDQERHLLVKVIDRVLYKLDELVRPYVHKILVVIEPLLIDEDYYARVEGREIISNLSKAAGLATMIAAMRPDIDNIDEYVRNTTARAFSVVASALGIPALLPFLKAVCQSKKSWQARHTGIKIVQQIAILIGCAVLPHLRSLVEIIEHGLNDENQKVRTITALSLAALAEAAAPYGIESFDSVLKPLWKGIRSHRGKVLAAFLKAIGFIIPLMDAIYASYYTKEVMFILIREFQSPDEEMKKIVLKVVKQCVSTEGVESDYIRSDILPEFFRNFWVRRMALDRRNYRQLVDTTVEIANKVGVKDIVGRIVEDLKDESEPYRRMVMETIEKVVANLGASDIDARLEELLIDGILYAFQEQTSDDANVMLNGFGAVVNALGQRVKPYLPQICGTIKWRLNNKSAKVRQQAADLISRIAVVMKQCQEEQLMGHLGVVLYEYLGEEYPEVLGSILGALKAIVNVIGMTKMTPPIKDLLPRLTPILKNRHEKVQENCIDLVGRIADRGAEFVPAREWMRICFELLEMLKAHKKGIRRATVNTFGYIAKAIGPQDVLATLLNNLKVQERQNRVCTTVAIAIVAETCSPFTVLPALMNEYRVPELNVQNGVLKSLSFLFEYIGEMGKDYIYAVTPLLEDALMDRDLVHRQTAASAVKHMALGVAGLGCEDALVHLLNYVWPNIFETSPHVINAVMEAIEGMRVALGAAVVLNYCLQGLFHPARKVREVYWKIYNSLYIGAQDALVAAYPALEDEHSNVYSRPELAMFV